In one Silene latifolia isolate original U9 population chromosome 10, ASM4854445v1, whole genome shotgun sequence genomic region, the following are encoded:
- the LOC141608029 gene encoding uncharacterized protein LOC141608029, which translates to MNKSTLIHAYDRKSYSPRVMMKIDLRKAYDSIEWDFLHEMLVALRFPAQMVEWIMQCVTTTSFSLSLNGTQFGYFKGKRGLRQGDPMSPLLFTVCMEYLTRGDSQSVRVMMRAFLSFSAASGLQMNRDKSDIISVAECNRVVDKIVCRIRGWGAKHLSYAGRLILVRSSANTDARLFGRVFLLPKTVIHKVESVCRSYLWAGSADSHKVPYVAWDQCCLPKNKGGLGIVNCPLWNVTAIGKYTWWVANKKDCLWVKWVHQIYMKHSDLWTYQPTNNTSWVWRQVCKVKDQLMHGFVAHRWTESAYSVQKVYEWLLGAQQRVTWQPFVWNRVSLPKHNFLAWLFVKMRCLTQYRLIKFEVIADGICYLCGAQQETQAHLFFDCCYSHRCVQLLQHWLGVWWQGDCVDWVIKWRCKSLCQKMIVMAAISGLVYCIWEARNKCKVDMVMKRPETVIEQVQKVLRWRLIRNDFEQQKGNTLAWLRDKELV; encoded by the exons ATGAATAAAAGCACTCTGATTCATGCTTATGATAGGAAAAGTTATTCACCTAGGGTGATGATGAAGATTGATTTGAGAAAAGCGTATGATTCCATTGAATGGGACTTTCTTCATGAGATGCTTGTTGCTCTTAGGTTCCCTGCTCAAATGGTGGAGTGGATCATGCAATGTGTCACTACCACCTCTTTCTCTCTGTCCCTCAATGGCACTCAATTTGGGTATTTCAAAGGGAAGAGAGGACTCAGGCAGGGGGACCCCATGTCCCCTCTTCTTTTCACTGTGTGTATGGAGTATTTGACAAG AGGGGACTCTCAGTCTGTCAGAGTTATGATGAGGGCATTCCTCTCTTTCTCTGCAGCTTCTGGACTGCAAATGAATAGAGACAAATCTGACAT AATTAGTGTGGCTGAATGCAATAGAGTGGTGGATAAGATTGTTTGCAGAATTAGAGGATGGGGTGCTAAACATCTTAGTTATGCAGGGAGGTTGATTCTAGTTCGATCGTCTGCTAACACGGATGCACGCCTCTTTGGGCGAGTCTTCTTATTGCCTAAGACTGTCATTCATAAAGTGGAGAGTGTGTGCAGGAGCTACTTATGGGCTGGCAGTGCTGATTCTCATAAGGTCCCTTATGTGGCATGGGATCAATGTTGCTTGCCTAAAAACAAAGGAGGATTAGGGATAGTTAACTGTCCCCTTTGGAATGTGACAGCTATTGGGAAATACACTTGGTGGGTGGCAAATAAGAAGGACTGTTTGTGGGTCAAATGGGTGCATCAAATTTATATGAAACATAGTGATTTGTGGACTTATCAACCTACTAATAATACAAGTTGGGTTTGGAGGCAAGTGTGTAAAGTGAAAGATCAGCTGATGCATGGTTTTGTAGCTCATAGGTGGACTGAGAGTGCCTATTCTGTGCAGAAGGTTTATGAGTGGCTTCTGGGAGCTCAGCAGAGGGTCACTTGGCAACCATTTGTCTGGAATAGAGTGTCCTTACCTAAGCACAATTTTTTGGCTTGGTTGTTTGTTAAGATGAGATGCCTGACTCaatacagattgattaaatttGAAGTTATTGCTGATGGGATTTGCTACCTCTGTGGTGCACAGCAGGAAACTCAGGCTCATCTGTTTTTCGACTGTTGCTACAGTCATAGGTGTGTTCAGTTATTACAGCATTGGTTGGGTGTGTGGTGGCAGGGTGACTGTGTTGATTGGGTGATCAAATGGAGATGCAAGTCTTTATGCCAGAAGATGATTGTCATGGCTGCTATCAGTGGCTTAGTGTATTGCATATGGGAAGCAAGAAACAAATGCAAAGTGGATATGGTGATGAAACGACCTGAGACAGTTATAGAACAAGTTCAGAAAGTCCTTAGATGGAGGCTGATAAGAAATGATTTCGAGCAACAGAAGGGTAATACACTTGCTTGGCTTAGAGATAAAGAGTTAGTTTGA